A region of Necator americanus strain Aroian chromosome I, whole genome shotgun sequence DNA encodes the following proteins:
- a CDS encoding hypothetical protein (NECATOR_CHRI.G1144.T1), translated as MQLAFLDSGAAFVSSQRSRLFNALCAADTKKVSSPSRCPLTDLEYADGVVIFTECSTELQHVGNLSSKLAVAYSQRLSLDRCKQVLVSSTSNVNGDDEVVLLMRLSEEGERDTDDGYRFRIRIINIMLLILQCGDKDLALIFGSIFALLNCIFAFYNLFQIALAVVRKLDGMKKKVNLAEKALKERRLPPDLYARLQDTADTQIETQ; from the exons ATGCAGTTAGCATTTTTGGATTCTGGAGCGGCTTTCGTCTCTTCTCAGAGAAGTCGTCTTTTCAACGCGCTCTGCGCCGCTGATACGAAGAAAGTTAGTTCACCATCAAGGTGCCCCTTGAccgacctcgagtacgccgacggtGTTGTTATATTCACGGAATGCAGTACggaacttcaacatgttggcAATCTTTCATCGAAACTGGCTGTAGCCTATTCACAACGTCTATCCCTTGATAGATGTAAGCAAGTGTTGGTCTCTTCGACCTCCAACGTGAATGGTGATGACGAAGTCG TCTTACTTATGCGACTCtctgaagaaggagaaagagacACTGATGATGGTTATCGATTTAGGATCAGgattataaatataatgttGCTGATTCTTCAGTGCGGCGACAAGGATT TAGCACTAATATTTGGAAGCATCTTTGCCTTGTTGAACTGTATATTTGCCTTTTACAATTTGTTTCAAATAGCATTAGCG GTTGTTCGGAAGTTGGacggaatgaaaaagaaagtaaaccTAGCGGAGAAAGCGCTAAAAGAACGACGACTACCGCCCGACCTTTATG CTCGACTACAAGACACCGCAGACACACAGATTGAGACCCAGTGA
- a CDS encoding hypothetical protein (NECATOR_CHRI.G1144.T2), producing MDQDYKYNVADSSVRRQGLSFLVALIFGSIFALLNCIFAFYNLFQIALAVVRKLDGMKKKVNLAEKALKERRLPPDLYARLQDTADTQIETQ from the exons ATG GATCAGgattataaatataatgttGCTGATTCTTCAGTGCGGCGACAAGGATT ATCGTTTTTAGTAGCACTAATATTTGGAAGCATCTTTGCCTTGTTGAACTGTATATTTGCCTTTTACAATTTGTTTCAAATAGCATTAGCG GTTGTTCGGAAGTTGGacggaatgaaaaagaaagtaaaccTAGCGGAGAAAGCGCTAAAAGAACGACGACTACCGCCCGACCTTTATG CTCGACTACAAGACACCGCAGACACACAGATTGAGACCCAGTGA
- a CDS encoding hypothetical protein (NECATOR_CHRI.G1145.T2), translating into MPFAGLQETRIRDRPVITICRGDAGEKKVAGCAIAVRNAYNNLVEEFGSTSYRWAFARLRDRKLWIASPYTPAESAAATKGVFYEEVNALMSKIPSQRVVIAGNDENAKIEHQSDVRRKQYYALDSTSDK; encoded by the coding sequence ATGCCATTTGCTGggctgcaggaaacacgcatcagagatcggcccgtcatcaccATATGTCGGGGGGATGCTGGTGAGAAGAAAGTAGCTGGTTGCGCGATAGCAGTGAGAAAcgcctacaacaacctggtggaagagtttggctcaacgtcgtatAGATGGGCCTTCGCACGGCTGCGGGatcgtaaactctggatcgcaAGTCCCTATACACCCGCGGAATCCGCTGCGGCAACCAAGGGCGTTTTCTATGAAGAagtcaatgcgttgatgtctaaaatacccagcCAACGAGTGGTCATTGCTGGAAACGACGAAAATGCGAAGATAGaacaccaatccgacgtccGAAGAAAACAGTATTATGCACTGGATTCCACATCAGATAAATAA
- a CDS encoding hypothetical protein (NECATOR_CHRI.G1145.T1) has product MPSYILRNLCMPFAGLQETRIRDRPVITICRGDAGEKKVAGCAIAVRNAYNNLVEEFGSTSYRWAFARLRDRKLWIASPYTPAESAAATKGVFYEEVNALMSKIPSQRVVIAGNDENAKIEHQSDVRRKQYYALDSTSDK; this is encoded by the coding sequence ATGCCGTCCTATATTCTACGAAATCTCTGTATGCCATTTGCTGggctgcaggaaacacgcatcagagatcggcccgtcatcaccATATGTCGGGGGGATGCTGGTGAGAAGAAAGTAGCTGGTTGCGCGATAGCAGTGAGAAAcgcctacaacaacctggtggaagagtttggctcaacgtcgtatAGATGGGCCTTCGCACGGCTGCGGGatcgtaaactctggatcgcaAGTCCCTATACACCCGCGGAATCCGCTGCGGCAACCAAGGGCGTTTTCTATGAAGAagtcaatgcgttgatgtctaaaatacccagcCAACGAGTGGTCATTGCTGGAAACGACGAAAATGCGAAGATAGaacaccaatccgacgtccGAAGAAAACAGTATTATGCACTGGATTCCACATCAGATAAATAA